A region from the Triticum aestivum cultivar Chinese Spring chromosome 3D, IWGSC CS RefSeq v2.1, whole genome shotgun sequence genome encodes:
- the LOC123075298 gene encoding uncharacterized protein, with protein MMTMAEKVPEMVVQTLVDKAVNRAVSFVFGLRGEKHSQEDLMKRLVTAHDDLELKFERTNRLPITETALLRRRMEIKQAFRECHDLLSNLELQQDEGAPSPPKKAKSLFALGTNKNLLRSSDVAKFERSVEKADRLLRDLKDGFTLAQYRFYLSPLVTKLLQGRALWYKEEQGSQGRCLMVHTCPSEEHGMLAMLGFKHEDLKRPMAYVYFTVTLRLTEGTDIIGMTAECLKSLQSLPRFTPLVDLAVGEIAEISSQVLVSPWPWQYTKVDLAKLGRISRQDPFCCKEDGIYSCENKAVPSELTRRFPESVIAMGFNCHISAPRSSSTRTRVHRNTHPYLM; from the coding sequence ATGATGACAATGGCGGAGAAAGTGCCGGAGATGGTGGTCCAGACACTTGTGGACAAAGCCGTGAATAGAGCCGTCTCCTTCGTGTTCGGACTCCGCGGGGAGAAGCACTCTCAGGAGGACCTCATGAAGAGGCTGGTGACCGCGCATGACGACCTGGAGCTGAAATTTGAGAGGACGAACAGGCTGCCCATCACTGAGACGGCATTGCTCCGTCGAAGGATGGAGATCAAACAAGCCTTCCGAGAGTGCCATGACTTGCTCTCCAACCTGGAGCTGCAGCAAGACGAAGGGGCGCCCTCTCCCCCCAAAAAGGCCAAGTCTCTCTTTGCCTTGGGCACAAACAAGAACCTGCTGAGATCCTCGGACGTCGCAAAGTTCGAGCGGTCCGTGGAGAAGGCCGACAGGCTCCTGCGCGACTTGAAGGACGGCTTTACACTTGCCCAGTATAGGTTTTATCTCAGCCCTCTCGTCACAAAGCTTCTTCAAGGGAGGGCGCTCTGGTATAAGGAGGAGCAAGGATCCCAGGGCCGCTGCCTCATGGTGCACACGTGCCCTTCCGAAGAGCATGGTATGCTGGCAATGCTAGGCTTCAAACACGAAGATCTCAAGAGGCCAATGGCATATGTTTACTTCACGGTAACACTGCGGCTAACTGAGGGCACGGACATTATTGGGATGACCGCTGAGTGCCTCAAGTCACTTCAATCACTTCCCCGGTTCACGCCCTTGGTCGATCTAGCGGTCGGGGAAATCGCTGAGATATCTTCACAAGTCCTAGTTTCACCATGGCCGTGGCAATATACGAAGGTTGATCTCGCCAAGTTGGGCAGAATATCCCGTCAAGACCCATTCTGCTGCAAAGAAGATGGGATCTATTCTTGTGAGAACAAGGCCGTTCCATCTGAATTAACACGTAGATTTCCAGAATCAGTCATCGCCATGGGTTTTAACTGCCATATTTCAGCTCCTCGGAGCAGCTCAACTAGAACTAGAGTGCACAGAAACACCCACCCATATCTAATGTAG